The Strigops habroptila isolate Jane chromosome 13 unlocalized genomic scaffold, bStrHab1.2.pri S16, whole genome shotgun sequence genome window below encodes:
- the SYNRG gene encoding synergin gamma isoform X5, with protein MALRPGPGAGGPGSAAAGGAGGGGAGPASFMFPVAGGLGPPQGMIPMQQQGFPMVPVMQSNMPGMMGMNYGSQMPPGPMTMQGGMPLGPMPATGMPYMGQASFLGMRPAAPQYTPDMQKQFAEEQQKRFEHQQKFLEEERKRRQFEEQKQKLRLLSSVKPKTGEKSRDEALEAIKGNLDGFSRDAKMHPPPAAHPKKPGVGVFPSQDPIQQMMPPWIYNDNLVPELYKKILETTLTPAGIDTAKLYPILMSSGLPRETLGQIWALANRTTPGKLTKEELYAVLAMIAVTQRGIPAVSPDVLNQFPAAPVPTLSGFPMPLPAAVSQQPLLPPAPPVSMPLSIGPAVMGMSITAPAGGAAAQPSGGFLPSYPPSQVVKPEDDDFQEFQDASKSGSLDDSFTDFQGDVAGSSKAASSQHRSSVPSLLMPLPGNKTLSSTDKYAVFKGIAAEKPSESTATFGDGGDKYSAFRELEQPSESKYLGDNLAEFKPAGSDDGFTDFKTADSISPLEPPTKDKTFPTSFPSLPVQSKQQTQAKTSLNLADLDLFSSTGENKQPSFPPAFNTSKSGSFPPPPLPATTAQPAPSKSSSLADDFGEFNLFGEFSNCSSATGQDDFADFMAFNNSSGFSEQKPDDKYNALKLEPGPVPQPGSSASTVKSGQSSAPTATPTKYDIFKQLSLEGSGGGFEEAKDNALSSVKSDDDFADFHSNKFSSTCNSTDKSLVDKVAAFKQAKEDSASVKSLDLPSIGGSSVGKEDSEDALSVQFDMKLADVGGDLKHVMSDSSLDLPTVSGQHPPAADIDDLKCAPFGSYNSGSAVSSLASYDWSDKEDIHQGKKLSSLVQSSGSGSSAATSVLQKKETLFGSSENITMTTVSKVTTFSSEDALQDVSFAAFANFEDPISSALSEDDIGDFGDFARPPLEAQDAAADTNQEADFLGAGISLELRRESTDDFGEFQSEKPKISKFDFLVATSQGKVKSSEEMIKSELATFDLSVQGSHKRSLSLGDKEISRSSPLPVLEQPFRDRSNTLSEKPALPVIRDKYKDLTGEVEESERYAYEWQRCLESALQVIKKANDTLNGISSSSVCTEVIQSAQGMEYLLGVVEVYRVTKRVELGIKATAVCSEKLQQLLKDIDKVWNNLISFMSLAALTPDENSLDFSSCMLRPGIKNAQDLACGVCLLNVDSRSKKEEKPVEELPRKAFNSETDNFKLAYGGHQYHASCANFWINCVEPKPPGLILPDLL; from the exons GGATGATTCCTATGCAACAGCAAGGATTTCCAATGGTTCCTGTCATGCAGTCCAACATGCCAGGCATGATGGGGATGAATTACGGTTCTCAGATGCCTCCTGGACCCATGACCATGCAG GGTGGCATGCCCTTAGGGCCGATGCCAGCGACAGGGATGCCTTACATGGGACAGGCTTCTTTCCTGGGAATGCGCCCAGCAGCCCCGCAGTACACCCCGGACATGCAGAAGCAGTTTGCAGAGGAACAACA gaagaggTTTGAGCACCAGCAGAAATTcttggaggaagaaaggaaacgGCGCCAGTttgaagagcagaaacaaaagctgaggCTCCTAAGCAGTGTGAAACCTAAG ACAGGtgaaaaaagcagagatgaagctTTGGAAGCCATTAAAGGAAATTTAGATGGGTTTTCTAGAGATGCTAAAATGcacccaccaccagcagcacatcCGAAAAAGCCAG GAGTTGGAGTATTCCCTTCACAGGACCCAATTCAGCAAATGATGCCTCCTTGGATTTACAACGATAACTTGGTCCCAG AGTTGTATAAGAAAATTTTAGAAACCACTTTGACTCCTGCTGGAATAGATACAGCTAAACTCTATCCCATCCTGATGTCGTCTGGATTGCCCAGAGAGACCCTTGGACAGATATGGGCTCTAGCCAACCGCACCACCCCTGGGAAGCTCACCAAAGAAGAGCTCTATGCTGTCCTGGCTATGATAGCAGTAACTCAG AGAGGAATACCTGCAGTGAGTCCTGACGTGTTAAACCAGTTTCCAGCTGCCCCCGTTCCTACTTTAAGTGGATTTCCAATGCCGCTGCCGGCCGCAGTGAgccagcagcctctgctgcccCCTGCACCGCCCGTCTCCATGCCTCTGAGCATCGGGCCGGCCGTGATGGGGATGAGCATCACGGCTCCGGCGGGcggagctgcagcacagccttccGGAGGCTTCCTCCCGTCCTACCCGCCCAGTCAG GTAGTAAAACCAGAAGATGATGACTTCCAGGAGTTTCAAGATGCTTCAAAGTCTGGCTCACTAGATGACTCCTTCACTGATTTCCAGGGGGATGTGGCTGGCTCCTCCAAAGCAGCCAGTTCACAGCACCGGAGCAG TGTTCCTTCTTTACTAATGCCACTCCCAGGTAATAAGACACTCTCATCAACTGATAAGTATGCTGTGTTTAAAGGAATTGCAGCAGAGAAGCCTTCTGAAAGTACAGCTACTTTTGgag ATGGTGGAGACAAATACAGTGCTTTCCGGGAATTAGAACAACCATCAGAGAGCAAATACTTAG GAGATAACCTTGCAGAGTTCAAGCCTGCAGGATCCGATGATGgtttcacagattttaaaaccGCTGACAGTATCTCACCATTAGAGCCACCTACAAAAGACAAAACGTTCCCTAcatccttcccttctctgcccGTTCAGtcaaaacagcaaacacaagcAAAGACCTCTTTGAATCTAGCAGACTTGGATCTCTTTTCCTCTACTGGAGAAAACAAGCAGCCATCCTTTCCACCTGCATTTAACACGTCAAAATCGGGCTCCTTTCCTCCACCACCCCTTCCAGCTACCACTGCCCAACCAGCACCCAGCAAAAGTTCAAGCTTAGCTGATGACTTTGGAGAGTTCAACCTTTTTGGGGAATTTTCTAACTGCTCATCGGCCACTGGACAAGATGACTTTGCAGATTTTATGGCTTTCAACAACAGCAGTGGATTTTCCGAACAGAAACCAGATGACAAATACAATGCACTTAAGCTGGAGCCCGGTCCTGTTCCTCAGCCTGGCTCCTCTGCCAGCACGGTGAAGAGTGGGCAGAGCTCTGCCCCCACTGCTACACCCACCAAATACGATATCTTCAAACAGCTTTCTCTGGAAGGCTCTGGAGGAGGCTTTGAGGAGGCGAAGGACAACGCGCTTTCTTCAGTGAAGAGCGATGATGATTTTGCCGACTTTCACTCTAACAAGTTTTCTTCCACGTGCAACAGCACAGATAAGTCCTTGGTGGACAAAGTTGCAGCTTTCAAGCAGGCCAAAGAAGACTCTGCTTCAGTGAAGTCTCTGGATCTTCCTTCTATCGGAGGCAGCAGTGTTGGCAAGGAGGATTCTGAAGACGCGTTGTCTGTTCAGTTTGACATGAAACTGGCTGATGTGGGAGGAGATCTTAAGCATGTCATGTCTGATAGCTCTTTGGATTTGCCAACAGTTAGTGGCCAGCATCCACCAGCAGCAG atATAGATGACTTAAAATGTGCCCCATTTGGAAGCTATAACAGTGGGTCTGCAGTCAGCAGCCTGGCAAGCTATGACTGGTCCGACAAAGAAGACATTCATCAGGGCAAGAAGCTCTCCTCCTTAGTCCAGTCTTCAGGAAGTGGATCCTCTGCGGCTACTTCTGTCCTTCAGAAGAAGGAGACCTTGTTTGGCAGTTCGGAAAACATTACCATGACAACAGTTTCCAAAGTGACAACCTTTTCTAGTGAGGATGCTTTACAGGATGTTTCCTTTGCAGCCTTTGCAAACTTTGAAGACCCCATATCCAGTGCTCTGAGCGAGGATGACATCGGAGACTTTGGTGATTTTGCAAGACCTCCATTGGAAGCACAGGATGCAGCAGCTGACACAAACCAAGAGGCAGATTTCCTTGGTGCTGGTATCTCCTTGGAACTGCGAAGAGAATCCACAGATGACTTTGGAGAGTTCCAAAGCGAGAAGCCAAAAATCAGCAAGTTTGACTTCTTGGTGGCCACTTCCCAAGGCAAGGTGAAATCTAGTGAGGAGATGATCAAGAGTGAACTGGCTACTTTTGACCTGTCTGTTCAAG GGTCTCATAAAAGGAGCTTAAGCCTAGGAGACAAAGAGATAAGTCGCTCTTCACCTTTACCAGTCTTGGAGCAGCCATTCAGAGATCGTTCAAATACTCTAAGTGAGAAGCCTGCTTTGCCTGTCATCAGGGACAAATACAAAGACTTGACTGGGGAAGTTGAG GAAAGTGAGAGGTATGCGTACGAATGGCAAAGATGCTTGGAGAGTGCCCTGCAG GtcataaagaaagcaaatgataCCTTAAATGGAATCAGTAGTTCATCTGTTTGCACTGAAGTCATCCAGTCTGCCCAAGGCATGGAATATTTACTAG GGGTTGTTGAAGTCTACAGAGTAACAAAGAGAGTCGAACTGGGTATCAAAGCAACTGCTGTTTGTAGTGAGAaactccagcagctgctgaaggatATTGATAAAGTGTGGAACAACCTGATAAGCTTCATGTCACTTGCTGCTTTAACG CCAGATGAAAACTCACTGGATTTCTCTTCTTGTATGCTGCGTCCGGGGATTAAAAATGCCCAAGATCTTGCCTGTGGAGTGTGCCTCCTAAATGTGGATTCAAGAAGTAAG aaagaagagaaacctGTGGAAGAGCTTCCTAGAAAA GCCTTCAATTCGGAGACAGATAACTTCAAGCTGGCGTATGGAGGGCACCAGTACCATGCAAGCTGTGCAAACTTCTGGATCAACTGTGTGGAGCCAAAACCTCCAGGTCTCATTTTGCCAGACCTGCTCTGA
- the SYNRG gene encoding synergin gamma isoform X1: MALRPGPGAGGPGSAAAGGAGGGGAGPASFMFPVAGGLGPPQGMIPMQQQGFPMVPVMQSNMPGMMGMNYGSQMPPGPMTMQGGMPLGPMPATGMPYMGQASFLGMRPAAPQYTPDMQKQFAEEQQKRFEHQQKFLEEERKRRQFEEQKQKLRLLSSVKPKTGEKSRDEALEAIKGNLDGFSRDAKMHPPPAAHPKKPDHPTSSHSAVSVSHSTFVDDEEFSDFIQGPVEIPTLVPQPTSQPFQPFHSAAEAGQLLSEKAVVQPLPAAQTPVLPILHGTTGQVPYFPTSASSPSIHKTGSSLEEKVLDNGSNDSEQEQTTLKTSEVGHKASAASQVHPSLTINDWGVVGGQESGTTAAEVHKASEQNRAVEECGVGVFPSQDPIQQMMPPWIYNDNLVPELYKKILETTLTPAGIDTAKLYPILMSSGLPRETLGQIWALANRTTPGKLTKEELYAVLAMIAVTQRGIPAVSPDVLNQFPAAPVPTLSGFPMPLPAAVSQQPLLPPAPPVSMPLSIGPAVMGMSITAPAGGAAAQPSGGFLPSYPPSQVVKPEDDDFQEFQDASKSGSLDDSFTDFQGDVAGSSKAASSQHRSSVPSLLMPLPGNKTLSSTDKYAVFKGIAAEKPSESTATFGDGGDKYSAFRELEQPSESKYLGDNLAEFKPAGSDDGFTDFKTADSISPLEPPTKDKTFPTSFPSLPVQSKQQTQAKTSLNLADLDLFSSTGENKQPSFPPAFNTSKSGSFPPPPLPATTAQPAPSKSSSLADDFGEFNLFGEFSNCSSATGQDDFADFMAFNNSSGFSEQKPDDKYNALKLEPGPVPQPGSSASTVKSGQSSAPTATPTKYDIFKQLSLEGSGGGFEEAKDNALSSVKSDDDFADFHSNKFSSTCNSTDKSLVDKVAAFKQAKEDSASVKSLDLPSIGGSSVGKEDSEDALSVQFDMKLADVGGDLKHVMSDSSLDLPTVSGQHPPAADIDDLKCAPFGSYNSGSAVSSLASYDWSDKEDIHQGKKLSSLVQSSGSGSSAATSVLQKKETLFGSSENITMTTVSKVTTFSSEDALQDVSFAAFANFEDPISSALSEDDIGDFGDFARPPLEAQDAAADTNQEADFLGAGISLELRRESTDDFGEFQSEKPKISKFDFLVATSQGKVKSSEEMIKSELATFDLSVQGSHKRSLSLGDKEISRSSPLPVLEQPFRDRSNTLSEKPALPVIRDKYKDLTGEVEESERYAYEWQRCLESALQVIKKANDTLNGISSSSVCTEVIQSAQGMEYLLGVVEVYRVTKRVELGIKATAVCSEKLQQLLKDIDKVWNNLISFMSLAALTPDENSLDFSSCMLRPGIKNAQDLACGVCLLNVDSRSKKEEKPVEELPRKAFNSETDNFKLAYGGHQYHASCANFWINCVEPKPPGLILPDLL, from the exons GGATGATTCCTATGCAACAGCAAGGATTTCCAATGGTTCCTGTCATGCAGTCCAACATGCCAGGCATGATGGGGATGAATTACGGTTCTCAGATGCCTCCTGGACCCATGACCATGCAG GGTGGCATGCCCTTAGGGCCGATGCCAGCGACAGGGATGCCTTACATGGGACAGGCTTCTTTCCTGGGAATGCGCCCAGCAGCCCCGCAGTACACCCCGGACATGCAGAAGCAGTTTGCAGAGGAACAACA gaagaggTTTGAGCACCAGCAGAAATTcttggaggaagaaaggaaacgGCGCCAGTttgaagagcagaaacaaaagctgaggCTCCTAAGCAGTGTGAAACCTAAG ACAGGtgaaaaaagcagagatgaagctTTGGAAGCCATTAAAGGAAATTTAGATGGGTTTTCTAGAGATGCTAAAATGcacccaccaccagcagcacatcCGAAAAAGCCAG ATCATCCCACATCATCCCATTCTGCTGTATCTGTTTCCCACTCTACTTTTGTTGATGATGAAGAATTTAGTGACTTTATACAAGGGCCTGTTGAAATCCCCACACTGGTGCCTCAACCCACCTCTCAGCCTTTTCAGCCTTTCCATTCTGCTGCTGAGGCTGGGcaactgctttctgaaaaggCTGTGGTccagcctctccctgcagcccagaCTCCAGTGTTACCCATCCTGCATGGTACAACTGGGCAGGTTCCTTATTTTCCTACCTCTGCATCTTCACCCAGTATCCATAAAACAG GCTCTTCCTTGGAGGAAAAAGTCTTAGATAATGGCTCAAATGACTCTGAACAAGAGCAAACCACACTTAAAACATCTGAAGTTGGGCACAAAGCCTCAGCTGCAAGCCAAGTTCATCCCAGTCTGACCATCAATGACTGGGGGGTTGTAGGTGGCCAGGAAAGTGGCACCACCGCTGCAGAGGTGCACAAGgcttcagaacaaaacagagcagTTGAAGAGTGTG GAGTTGGAGTATTCCCTTCACAGGACCCAATTCAGCAAATGATGCCTCCTTGGATTTACAACGATAACTTGGTCCCAG AGTTGTATAAGAAAATTTTAGAAACCACTTTGACTCCTGCTGGAATAGATACAGCTAAACTCTATCCCATCCTGATGTCGTCTGGATTGCCCAGAGAGACCCTTGGACAGATATGGGCTCTAGCCAACCGCACCACCCCTGGGAAGCTCACCAAAGAAGAGCTCTATGCTGTCCTGGCTATGATAGCAGTAACTCAG AGAGGAATACCTGCAGTGAGTCCTGACGTGTTAAACCAGTTTCCAGCTGCCCCCGTTCCTACTTTAAGTGGATTTCCAATGCCGCTGCCGGCCGCAGTGAgccagcagcctctgctgcccCCTGCACCGCCCGTCTCCATGCCTCTGAGCATCGGGCCGGCCGTGATGGGGATGAGCATCACGGCTCCGGCGGGcggagctgcagcacagccttccGGAGGCTTCCTCCCGTCCTACCCGCCCAGTCAG GTAGTAAAACCAGAAGATGATGACTTCCAGGAGTTTCAAGATGCTTCAAAGTCTGGCTCACTAGATGACTCCTTCACTGATTTCCAGGGGGATGTGGCTGGCTCCTCCAAAGCAGCCAGTTCACAGCACCGGAGCAG TGTTCCTTCTTTACTAATGCCACTCCCAGGTAATAAGACACTCTCATCAACTGATAAGTATGCTGTGTTTAAAGGAATTGCAGCAGAGAAGCCTTCTGAAAGTACAGCTACTTTTGgag ATGGTGGAGACAAATACAGTGCTTTCCGGGAATTAGAACAACCATCAGAGAGCAAATACTTAG GAGATAACCTTGCAGAGTTCAAGCCTGCAGGATCCGATGATGgtttcacagattttaaaaccGCTGACAGTATCTCACCATTAGAGCCACCTACAAAAGACAAAACGTTCCCTAcatccttcccttctctgcccGTTCAGtcaaaacagcaaacacaagcAAAGACCTCTTTGAATCTAGCAGACTTGGATCTCTTTTCCTCTACTGGAGAAAACAAGCAGCCATCCTTTCCACCTGCATTTAACACGTCAAAATCGGGCTCCTTTCCTCCACCACCCCTTCCAGCTACCACTGCCCAACCAGCACCCAGCAAAAGTTCAAGCTTAGCTGATGACTTTGGAGAGTTCAACCTTTTTGGGGAATTTTCTAACTGCTCATCGGCCACTGGACAAGATGACTTTGCAGATTTTATGGCTTTCAACAACAGCAGTGGATTTTCCGAACAGAAACCAGATGACAAATACAATGCACTTAAGCTGGAGCCCGGTCCTGTTCCTCAGCCTGGCTCCTCTGCCAGCACGGTGAAGAGTGGGCAGAGCTCTGCCCCCACTGCTACACCCACCAAATACGATATCTTCAAACAGCTTTCTCTGGAAGGCTCTGGAGGAGGCTTTGAGGAGGCGAAGGACAACGCGCTTTCTTCAGTGAAGAGCGATGATGATTTTGCCGACTTTCACTCTAACAAGTTTTCTTCCACGTGCAACAGCACAGATAAGTCCTTGGTGGACAAAGTTGCAGCTTTCAAGCAGGCCAAAGAAGACTCTGCTTCAGTGAAGTCTCTGGATCTTCCTTCTATCGGAGGCAGCAGTGTTGGCAAGGAGGATTCTGAAGACGCGTTGTCTGTTCAGTTTGACATGAAACTGGCTGATGTGGGAGGAGATCTTAAGCATGTCATGTCTGATAGCTCTTTGGATTTGCCAACAGTTAGTGGCCAGCATCCACCAGCAGCAG atATAGATGACTTAAAATGTGCCCCATTTGGAAGCTATAACAGTGGGTCTGCAGTCAGCAGCCTGGCAAGCTATGACTGGTCCGACAAAGAAGACATTCATCAGGGCAAGAAGCTCTCCTCCTTAGTCCAGTCTTCAGGAAGTGGATCCTCTGCGGCTACTTCTGTCCTTCAGAAGAAGGAGACCTTGTTTGGCAGTTCGGAAAACATTACCATGACAACAGTTTCCAAAGTGACAACCTTTTCTAGTGAGGATGCTTTACAGGATGTTTCCTTTGCAGCCTTTGCAAACTTTGAAGACCCCATATCCAGTGCTCTGAGCGAGGATGACATCGGAGACTTTGGTGATTTTGCAAGACCTCCATTGGAAGCACAGGATGCAGCAGCTGACACAAACCAAGAGGCAGATTTCCTTGGTGCTGGTATCTCCTTGGAACTGCGAAGAGAATCCACAGATGACTTTGGAGAGTTCCAAAGCGAGAAGCCAAAAATCAGCAAGTTTGACTTCTTGGTGGCCACTTCCCAAGGCAAGGTGAAATCTAGTGAGGAGATGATCAAGAGTGAACTGGCTACTTTTGACCTGTCTGTTCAAG GGTCTCATAAAAGGAGCTTAAGCCTAGGAGACAAAGAGATAAGTCGCTCTTCACCTTTACCAGTCTTGGAGCAGCCATTCAGAGATCGTTCAAATACTCTAAGTGAGAAGCCTGCTTTGCCTGTCATCAGGGACAAATACAAAGACTTGACTGGGGAAGTTGAG GAAAGTGAGAGGTATGCGTACGAATGGCAAAGATGCTTGGAGAGTGCCCTGCAG GtcataaagaaagcaaatgataCCTTAAATGGAATCAGTAGTTCATCTGTTTGCACTGAAGTCATCCAGTCTGCCCAAGGCATGGAATATTTACTAG GGGTTGTTGAAGTCTACAGAGTAACAAAGAGAGTCGAACTGGGTATCAAAGCAACTGCTGTTTGTAGTGAGAaactccagcagctgctgaaggatATTGATAAAGTGTGGAACAACCTGATAAGCTTCATGTCACTTGCTGCTTTAACG CCAGATGAAAACTCACTGGATTTCTCTTCTTGTATGCTGCGTCCGGGGATTAAAAATGCCCAAGATCTTGCCTGTGGAGTGTGCCTCCTAAATGTGGATTCAAGAAGTAAG aaagaagagaaacctGTGGAAGAGCTTCCTAGAAAA GCCTTCAATTCGGAGACAGATAACTTCAAGCTGGCGTATGGAGGGCACCAGTACCATGCAAGCTGTGCAAACTTCTGGATCAACTGTGTGGAGCCAAAACCTCCAGGTCTCATTTTGCCAGACCTGCTCTGA